Part of the Leptospira bouyouniensis genome is shown below.
ATGGATTGAATCACATAATTGGATAACTCCGAATATGTAACCTCACCATTATAGTTTGCATCCGCCCGTCCTTCCAAACCATAAATCAAATATTTAGTGAAGATACCATGACCAGATTTTGGATCTTCAAAACTCGAATAACCGACCTTAGTTGAATAAAAAACAGATACAATTTCGGAGTCTTTAAAATTCACACCTTCTAAGTATTTTCTACCGATCTCACCTTTCCCATCCTCCGGATTGCGACAAGCATCGATAAAAAAAACAACTCTCTTTAATTTGAATTTACGAGTCATTTCCAAAATTTGTTCAACTGCTATCCCAGTCTCAAAAGGTTTTTCGGGATCTGCATCCTCAGGTAACAAAAACACTTTATCATTATAATCAACTACACCATGGCCTGAAAAATAAAATACAAATAGATCTTCTGGATTCGTTTCTTCTAATACAGATTCGAGTTGAGTCAAAATATTGTACTTTGTGGGAGTTGAATTAATAGATCCTTCTTGCACCAAGGTTTGGATACGATTGTAAGATCCATAACTAAAAAGAATTTTAGTCATTCCGAGTGCATCGTTTTTTGCCGTTTTTAAATTTGGAAGAGACAAATTCTTATATTCACTAACGCCAACAACAAACCCAAAACGTTTCCCTCCAGGGTCTGCATTTAGGTAAGCTGGTATCACCATAATTAAGAATATTAGAATTTTTGACTTCATTTATATAGATGTTTCTGCTGCCAATTCTTGTGCTTGATTTTCCAAACTTGACGTATGATCACCCATTTTTCTAGCATTTATCACAACCTTGCGATTGATTTCTTCCATCTGCTGAACAACTTTGACCATTTGTTCTTTATCTTTATCCAAAACCTTGGACTCTTGATCCAAAACTTTTGAAATTGACTCAATTAATTCAAGGGATTCCAAAACTTCACTATTAATATCTTTCTGCGAATTGATTTTGGTAGTGGCAGTTTTGATGACTTCACTAAGCAATTCATATTTCGATTGCAAAG
Proteins encoded:
- a CDS encoding caspase family protein codes for the protein MKSKILIFLIMVIPAYLNADPGGKRFGFVVGVSEYKNLSLPNLKTAKNDALGMTKILFSYGSYNRIQTLVQEGSINSTPTKYNILTQLESVLEETNPEDLFVFYFSGHGVVDYNDKVFLLPEDADPEKPFETGIAVEQILEMTRKFKLKRVVFFIDACRNPEDGKGEIGRKYLEGVNFKDSEIVSVFYSTKVGYSSFEDPKSGHGIFTKYLIYGLEGRADANYNGEVTYSELSNYVIQSMKEWTKENQKLQKPYTKEYAEKAEDTILTYAINPETSLADAPLFNPYNPTYAFRSFLIPGWGQYARGQEDKGKIYMSIFALGVLYTGYQYNQFRSDKEAYESAIGIPPNPRITETIVFNYFLIEPYRQQMENSRTNLSQALTALVILWTANVFDFYLLGPNPKEKSGVFLDLDMENQGFMGINRIGKVGYALRF